One window of the Eucalyptus grandis isolate ANBG69807.140 chromosome 6, ASM1654582v1, whole genome shotgun sequence genome contains the following:
- the LOC120294254 gene encoding receptor-like protein 33, with protein sequence MGTLPECLMSFSKNLSVLNLRMNMIHGVIPRKFAEDSKLRTIDFSRNQFEGTLPPSLLRCENLEVLDLGNNRIKDTFPDWSGTLPKLQVLVLRSNLFHGFISSPREAHSFSKLRIFYLSNNNLSGPLPVRYIMKLTAMMNRDKRRGKLQYMGDDYYQDSVMVTMKGLEIQLVKILTVFTSIDLSSNHFGGKLPVDIGNLKSLKGLNFSHNNLTGYIPPSTGNLTELEWLDLSSNKFIGRIPPELADLTSLAFLNLSKNQLIGPIPQGRQFNTFKSDSFAGNPGLCGFPLLETCTNSSREIPHVTILQENDTEHGGWFEWRAILMGYGCGTVAGVSLGYIVLGSRKFEWLAGLLERKGANVRKKWRRNAHRSYQR encoded by the coding sequence ATGGGCACCTTGCCAGAGTGCTTGATGAGCTTTAGCAAAAATCTCTCGGTCCTCAACCTTCGCATGAACATGATTCACGGTGTGATCCCTAGAAAATTTGCTGAGGATAGCAAATTAAGGACTATCGACTTTAGTCGGAATCAATTTGAAGGGACATTGCCACCGTCCTTGCTACGTTGTGAAAATTTGGAGGTTTTGGATCTCGGCAACAATAGAATCAAGGATACGTTCCCTGATTGGTCGGGAACCCTTCCCAAGCTACAGGTTCTTGTTTTGAGGTCCAATTTGTTCCATGGCTTCATAAGTAGTCCTAGAGAAGCTCACTCATTTTCTAAATTGCGCATTTTTTACCTATCCAACAACAATCTGAGCGGTCCTTTACCGGTTAGATATATTATGAAGCTCACTGCCATGATGAATCGGGATAAAAGACGAGGCAAGCTGCAATATATGGGAGATGATTATTATCAAGATTCAGTCATGGTGACCATGAAAGGACTAGAGATACAATTGGTGAAAATTCTGACTGTTTTCACGAGTATCGACTTATCAAGCAACCATTTTGGTGGGAAGCTTCCCGTGGATATTGGAAACCTAAAGTCGCTCAAAGGGCTAAACTTTTCCCACAACAATCTCACAGGCTATATCCCTCCGTCTACTGGGAATTTGACTGAACTCGAATGGCTAGATCTCTCTTCAAACAAGTTCATTGGAAGGATTCCTCCGGAACTAGCGGATTTGACGTCTCTTGCATTCTTGAACCTCTCAAAGAATCAGCTCATCGGACCTATTCCTCAAGGAAGGCAATTCAACACATTCAAGAGTGACTCATTTGCCGGGAATCCTGGACTATGTGGATTTCCATTGCTAGAGACATGCACAAATAGTTCACGAGAAATTCCACATGTAACCATCCTTCAAGAAAATGATACAGAGCATGGAGGCTGGTTTGAGTGGAGAGCCATATTGATGGGTTATGGGTGTGGAACCGTAGCTGGAGTCTCTCTAGGATACATTGTTCTTGGATCCAGAAAATTTGAATGGCTCGCGGGGTTGCTTGAAAGGAAAGGAGCTAATGTGAGAAAGAAGTGGAGGAGGAATGCCCATAGATCTTATCAAAGATGA